A stretch of [Clostridium] scindens DNA encodes these proteins:
- the recF gene encoding DNA replication/repair protein RecF (All proteins in this family for which functions are known are DNA-binding proteins that assist the filamentation of RecA onto DNA for the initiation of recombination or recombinational repair.) yields MKIESLKLKNFRNYDLLKLEFDEATNIFYGDNAQGKTNILEAVYLSGTTKSHRGAKDRDLIKFDQNESHIEAIVERNGINYQIDMHLKKNSPKGIAINKMPIRKASELFGIVNLVFFSPEDLNIIKNGPSERRRFVDLELSQLDKVYLNDLSNYNRIVNQRNHLLKDMGFGKQQDLMDTLDIWDLQLIQYGTRIIDRRKKFVEEINEIISSIHRKLTGGKENLQVIYEPSNGSLTLKQALARNLERDLRIKSTSVGPHRDDICFMAGDLDIRRYGSQGQQRTAALSLKLSEIELVKQAIHDTPVLLLDDVLSELDKHRQNYLLDSIHDIQTLITCTGVDEFVNHRFSINKVFHVQNGQVAKEN; encoded by the coding sequence TTGAAGATTGAGTCTTTAAAATTAAAGAATTTCAGAAATTATGATCTTTTAAAACTTGAATTTGATGAAGCCACCAATATATTTTATGGGGATAATGCCCAAGGCAAAACGAATATACTGGAGGCTGTATATCTGTCTGGCACCACCAAATCGCACAGGGGTGCAAAAGACAGGGACCTGATAAAGTTTGACCAGAATGAATCGCATATTGAAGCTATTGTCGAGCGAAACGGCATTAACTATCAGATTGATATGCATTTGAAAAAAAATAGCCCCAAAGGCATTGCGATCAATAAGATGCCTATCCGGAAAGCAAGCGAGTTATTTGGAATCGTGAACCTTGTATTTTTTTCCCCGGAAGATCTGAATATTATCAAGAATGGGCCTTCTGAACGACGAAGGTTTGTAGATCTGGAACTGTCCCAGCTTGATAAAGTATATCTGAATGACTTATCTAATTATAATCGGATTGTTAATCAAAGAAACCATTTATTAAAAGATATGGGATTCGGAAAACAGCAAGATCTAATGGATACTCTGGATATATGGGATTTGCAATTAATCCAATATGGTACTAGAATAATAGACAGAAGGAAAAAATTCGTGGAAGAAATAAACGAAATAATTTCTTCCATCCATAGAAAGTTGACTGGTGGAAAAGAGAACCTTCAGGTGATCTATGAACCAAGCAATGGAAGCCTTACATTGAAACAGGCGCTTGCCAGAAATCTGGAAAGGGATCTTAGGATTAAAAGCACGTCGGTCGGTCCGCACAGGGACGATATCTGCTTTATGGCAGGAGACCTCGATATCAGGCGTTATGGTTCCCAGGGACAGCAGAGGACGGCAGCCCTATCCTTAAAACTTTCTGAGATAGAACTAGTAAAACAGGCAATACACGATACGCCTGTTTTATTACTTGATGATGTATTGTCTGAACTTGACAAACACAGGCAAAACTATTTATTAGATAGTATTCATGATATACAGACGCTTATTACCTGCACGGGTGTAGACGAATTTGTAAATCATCGTTTTTCTATAAATAAAGTATTTCATGTCCAAAATGGGCAGGTAGCGAAAGAAAACTAG
- a CDS encoding RNA-binding S4 domain-containing protein: protein MEVIKLRDDHIKLGQALKAAGLVESGVMAKEVIVDGQVRVNGETDTRRGRKLYAGDIVTFNGEEIRIED, encoded by the coding sequence ATGGAAGTAATTAAATTAAGAGATGACCACATTAAGCTTGGGCAGGCATTGAAGGCTGCCGGTCTTGTAGAATCAGGCGTAATGGCAAAAGAAGTAATCGTGGATGGCCAAGTAAGAGTCAATGGCGAGACAGATACGCGAAGAGGCCGCAAACTCTATGCAGGAGATATCGTAACTTTTAATGGGGAAGAAATAAGAATTGAAGATTGA
- the dnaN gene encoding DNA polymerase III subunit beta yields MKIICSKSNLVKGVSIVSKAVPSKTTMPILECILIDATTDIIKLTANDMELGIQTEIEGQITERGMIAIDARIFSEIVRKLPDNEVTIETDSNLQTVITCEKAKFDIAGKPGEEFSYLPIIEKEESIEISQFTLKEIIRQTIFSIADTESNKLMTGELFEIKDNILRVISLDGHRISIRKIELKDQVTDKKLIVPGKTLIEVSKILSGEIESMVNISYTNNHIVFEFDNTIVVSRLIEGEYFKIDQMLSSDYETKVRINKKELLNCIDRATLLVKEGDKKPIIINIGDELMELKIKSQVGSMNEEIFISKEGKDLLIGFNPKFLIDALRVIDDEEVTLYLMNAKAPCFIKDDEENYIYLILPVNFNAVA; encoded by the coding sequence ATGAAAATAATTTGCAGCAAATCTAATCTTGTAAAAGGAGTAAGCATCGTATCCAAAGCTGTTCCTTCTAAAACAACCATGCCAATACTGGAATGTATTTTGATCGATGCTACTACCGACATCATCAAACTGACAGCAAACGATATGGAACTTGGAATTCAGACCGAGATCGAGGGACAGATCACGGAAAGAGGAATGATTGCTATCGATGCAAGAATCTTTTCCGAGATTGTACGCAAACTTCCTGACAATGAAGTGACCATTGAGACTGACAGCAATCTTCAGACGGTGATTACCTGTGAGAAGGCAAAGTTCGATATCGCGGGTAAGCCGGGAGAAGAATTCTCCTATCTTCCAATCATAGAGAAAGAGGAGTCTATAGAAATATCCCAGTTTACGTTGAAAGAAATTATCAGGCAGACTATATTTTCTATTGCTGATACGGAAAGCAATAAATTAATGACTGGAGAATTGTTCGAGATAAAAGATAATATCTTAAGAGTCATTTCATTGGACGGACATAGAATTTCCATCCGTAAGATCGAGTTAAAGGACCAGGTGACCGATAAAAAATTGATCGTTCCCGGAAAGACTTTGATTGAAGTCAGCAAGATATTATCCGGAGAGATTGAAAGCATGGTCAATATCTCTTATACCAATAATCATATTGTATTTGAATTTGACAATACCATTGTGGTCTCCAGACTAATTGAAGGAGAATATTTTAAGATTGACCAGATGCTTTCAAGCGATTACGAGACTAAAGTAAGAATTAACAAGAAAGAACTGCTCAACTGTATTGACAGGGCGACCCTTCTTGTCAAAGAAGGAGATAAAAAGCCGATTATCATTAACATTGGGGATGAACTTATGGAACTTAAGATCAAGTCCCAGGTTGGCTCCATGAATGAAGAAATATTTATCAGCAAAGAAGGAAAAGACCTGCTGATCGGATTCAACCCCAAGTTCCTTATTGACGCGCTGCGCGTAATCGATGATGAGGAAGTGACCTTATATCTGATGAATGCAAAGGCTCCGTGCTTTATCAAGGATGATGAAGAAAATTATATCTACCTGATATTGCCGGTAAATTTTAATGCGGTAGCATAG